The Verrucomicrobiia bacterium DNA segment GGCAACGGCACGGCGAGCCGCGAAACTGAAACATTTGTCCGCGCGCTGAAGCTTCCCGCAGCCATCCCAATCGTCATGGTGAACGAAAGCGGCGCCTCCATCTATTCGGCATCCGAAGTCGCGCGGGAGGAATTCCCCGCCCATGACGTCACCGTGCGCGGCGCCGTATCGATTGGCCGCCGCCTTATGGATCCACTGGCTGAACTCGTGAAGCTGGATCCGAAGTCGATCGGCGTGGGACAGTATCAGCACGATGTGGATCAGGGCGGCTTGAAGCGGAGTCTCGACGACGTGGTGATGAGTTGTGTGAACGGCGTGGGCGTGGAGCTAAACACGGCCAGCAAGCAATTGCTCAGCTATGTGTCGGGTCTTGGCCCGGCCTTGGCGGCGGGCATTGTTGCCTATCGCAATGAGAACGGGCCCTTCCGATCCCGCGCCGAACTGCGCAATGTGCCGCGACTTGGGCCGAAGGCGTTTGAACAAGCCGCTGGATTTCTGCGCATTCACGACGGCGAGCACCCGCTCGATGCCAGCGCTGTGCATCCCGAGAGTTACCTGATCGTTGATACCATGGCGCGCGATCTGAATTGCTCGGTTCGCGATCTACTCACGAACGCCGCCCTCCGTCAAAAAATTCAATTGCAGAAATATGCATCCGAGACCGTCGGCCTGCCCACGTTGAATGACATTATGGCGGAGCTGGCGAAACCCGGGCGGGATCCGCGGCACCAGTTCGAAGTGTTCGCCTTTCAATCGGGCGTTGAGAAAATGGAGGATCTCAAACCCGGAATGAAGCTGCCCGGCATCGTCACCAATGTCACGGCGTTCGGCGCGTTTGTGGACATTGGTGTCCATCAGGACGGTCTTGTGCACGTGAGCCAGCTTGCCGATCGCTTCGTCAAGGATCCTGCCGAAGTCGTTAAAGTGCATCAAAAGGTCGCCGTGACCGTCACGGAAGTCGACCTGCCACGAAAGCGGATTGCGCTGTCGATGAAGGCTGCGCCTCAGTTAGGACCGGCACCGGCGGGACGCACAACGCCAGGTCAGCCCGCGCCGAGGATGCCAGCGAAGCCCGCTAAAGCGCAGTCGGTCGATTGGTTTACGGAAGCTTTGAATCGCAGCAAAGGAAGCCAATAGCCAGTCATTGCTGCATGCGCTGGATGTAATCCCGGATGAGCCGCGAATGCTCCTCTTTGATCCCGGCAAAATTTGGATCGTCAGCAAGATTCCTGAGCTCGTGCGGGTCGGCTGTTTCATCGAACAACATCGCGCCTCCGCCGCCGCCCTGAAACTCCGCATACCGATACTTGGGGGTTCGAACGGATACTCCATGGAACGTCCTCCCGTCTTCGCTCCACACGGTGAATGCAGGATGATTCCATTCCGCACTCGGGTTCTCCAGTAGCGACGCCAGGCTGCGGCCGTCAACCGTCGACGGGACGTCCAGACCGCAGAGTTCGGCGAGCGTAGGGTAAATATCAATGGCTTCAACAATGCGCTGCGATGCCTTCCCGTTTCCTTTTGCACGCGGCGCGGCAATTATCAGCGGCGAACGCGTGCCTTGCTCAAAGAGTGACCCCGCCTTTGACCATTTGCCTTTCTCGCCGAGCTGGTACCCGTGGTCGCCCCAGAACACCACAATTGTGCGATCCCGCAAACCGAGGCGATCAAGTTCGTCCAGCACCCGGCCCACGTTCCAGTCCATCCATGAAGTTGACGCCACGTAGGCCTGGATCATCTGGCGCGCCTCCGCGGGTGAGGCCTCGCGACCCATGAAAAGGTCTGCGTTCCGCTGGCGAATGGCTGCCCGCGGAAATCCCTCAGGCACCGTTGGCCGCGTCGCGAAATCCGGCGGCAGTTCAATCTGGTTCGTCGGATACAACTCGTAGAATCGCCTGGGCGCAGAAGGCGGGCTGTGTGGCTTCACAAACCCGCAGCCCAGGAAGAACGGCTTGTTCGTGTGATCCCGCAGGAACTGAATCGCGCGGTCGGCTGTGCGGTAATCTCCATGCGATTCTCCGTCGCCCTCCAGCACGATCCATCGATCCGAATTGCGCGCGCGCCTCTGCCCCACGCTTTCTGGAATGGAGCGATCCTGGATGAACATTATGTCCTGCGCAGGGTTGGGCAGGAGTCGGGCGTCGTCGCTGATTCTCTGCGGGTCGCCGCCTTCCGTCCAGGACTTGAGGTCATCCATGCCTCCATGAAAAATTTTCCCGGCGCGGAGTGCTGCGAATCGGTTTTCCTTGAACAACTGCGGGAGCGTGACGATGCCGGGGTGCAAGGTCCGGAAATCGGCGCGGTTTCCCAGGACGCCGGTGCGGCTCGGATGGCGTCCAGTGAGCATCGATGCCCGTGAAGGATTGCACAGGGGGAACTGGCAATAGGCCCTATCAAACCGCACGCCACGGGCAGCCAGCCTGTCAATGTTGGGAGTTTTAGCGAGCGAACTGCCATAGCACGATAACTCCGTTCGCAGGTCATCAGAGATCAGGAACAACACGTTCGGCGGGTTCGTCGCTGCGGGAAGCGTACCGCTGCAAAGTGCGGCCAAGGTGGCGAGCAACGACAGCAAAACGTTGGATCTCATAACGGGATTCGGTCAGTCGCAGGGAACCGTCCTGGGCGCAGCCCAGGCGCGAAGGGCGGCGACGGATTCCGCCATGACGACAGACAACGGCCTGGTTTGTTGAAGTTCGTTGATGAGGTCCTGCTGCTCCAACGTTCGGCCATTCGCGTGCGCCGCATACATTGCCGACACAACCGCCTGCTCAATCTCAGAACCGGAAAATCCTTCTGCTGCGGAAGCCAGAGCCGCGACATCAAAATCGCCGGCCCCGCACTTTCGTTTGCGCAGATGAATCTCGAAGATCTCGCGACGGTTCGCGTCACTCGGCAGGTCCACGAAAAAGATTTCGTCGAAGCGTCCCTTCCGCACGAGTTCGGGCGGCAGCCGCGTGATGTCGTTGGCGGTCGCAACGAGGAACACGGACTTCTTCTTCTCTGCCATCCACGTCAGCAGTGTTCCCAGCACGCGGCGCGACACGCCGTCATCATCGCTGTCGGTTGCGATCCCCTTTTCAATTTCGTCCATCCACAGGACGCAAGGGGCCATGACCTCTGCCATATCAAGTGCCTTGCGCAGGTTGCGTTCGGTTTCGCCGTAATACTTGTTGTAGAGCACGCCAAAATCGAGGCGGAGAAGCGGGGCGCCAAGAATTCCCGCGATCGCCTTTGCAGCGAGACTTTTTCCGCAGCCTTGCACACCCAGCAGGAGAACGCCGCGAGGCGGGTCGAGAACGTCGTTCTCGCCATGAAAAAAGCTCTTTCGCGCGTCGATCCAGTTGCTCAGGCGCTTCAGGCCTCCGACTTCATTGCGTCCGACGTTGTCGTGTTCGAATGCCAAAAGTCCGTCGTGACTTAGCAGTTCGTATTTCGCGCGCGCGACGGCCGGAAGATCCGATTCAGAGATAGCGCCGTCGTCCTCGATTGCCTTGCGGGCAATGCGCCGCGCGTCGCTCGCGCTCAGGCCGGCGAGGTTTCGTATCAGCAGGTCGAGCGCTTTGTTCGTCGTCTGCACTTCGCGGCGTCCATTCGCCGCGCCCCATTCCGCCGCCACATCCAGGACAATTGCCCGCAGTTCGTCCGTCGTCGGAAGCGGCAGCTTGAATGTCGCTGTGTAGGGACGCAGTTCTTCCGGTGTTCGCAACGTGTGACCCACCAGCATGACCGTGCAATAATGCTTGGTGTAATTTAGCGCGATGTCCTTGAGCTGCCGCACGTGCAGGTTATCATCCATGAAGGGATGAAAATCGAGCAGGACGAACAGGCTGTGCGACGCGTCGGCGCGGATGAAGGCCAGGAGTTCGTTTGAACGGCGCACTGATTCACGGGGTTGATCGCAAGGTTCGAATGCCTGCAATCCATCCGACACTGTCCAGCGATATGCCTTCAACTGCAGCCGCTGGCCGATTCGGCGAACCAGCCGGACCACCTCAGGTTCTTCATTGCTTTCAATGGCGATCAGGGGGACTCGAGAGCGAATCACAGCCTCCAGATCCTGCAGCGGACTTTCTGTCAGAGGAGCTTCAAGCCGGGAGAATCGAGGAGTCGAAAAGCTCATGATGCACGTCCAGAAGTCGTGCTAAAGCGGAGCATGTTCAAGCAAAATCTGCCGTCCAGCCGAAAGTTCCGCGCCGCGTTCCGAGGCAACCCTCCTCAAAGCGGCGAGAACCTGAAGTAGTCGGCGTCCGCAAATCCCTGGCCCCCTGCGTTTCGCCGCAGACAATACAAGCCGATCTTCGCGCCGATCCAATAGCCCTTCGTTGCAGCAAACGATCCAGGAACGGGCGTGAACCGGGCACCATCCTCGGAATACTCAAATCGAGTCATTCCGGTCGATGAAACACAGGCGCGCAAGTGGAGGCGGCTCGGCGAGTTGGCGCTGAGAATGGTGTCAGTGTCGTTGACACGGAAGACAAACTGGGTGCCCCCCGGCATCGCGCGAAGGGCTATTGCGGCGCTCGTCTTGCCGATGATTGCCAGTCCCGCTTCGGTGCCGTCCTCCGCATCGAGTTCGATGACTGTGTCGGCAGTAAAACATTCCGCGGGAAACTTTTGCAGCAGCAGGTTGGGCAATCGCAGAAGATTGCCATCCGTGCTGAATTGCGCGATCAGCCGGAGCCATCCTGGACGGACGGTCAGATCCGCCCATGCGTCGTCATGATTTGCATGCCATTGCCATTGCAGTCCTGGACGGGGTGCGTCGAATTCATCGGATGTCTCAGGTGCTGTTCTGGGCCCTCGATGTGCGACGTTCGGTTTTGCGTGCACAGCCACGGGTTCGCCGACGCCATTACCGTCGAAATCCTTTCCTGCAAGCGGCCAGCCGTCATTCCACCTCACAGGCTGCAAGTGGACAATCCGTCCGTAGACGCCTGCGTCCTGAAAGTGCATGAACCACCAGTCGCCGACCGGGAGATCGATGAGAGCGCCCTGATGCGGGCCATTGACGCCCGTGCTGCCGGTTTCCAGGATGACGCGTTCCTCGTAAGGCCCGTAAACAGCTTTTGATCGCAACGCAAGTTGCCAGCCCGTTTCCACTCCGCCCGCTGGCGCGAGTATGTAATACCATCCGTCCTTCTTGAGAAATTTTGGTCCTTCGACCGTAGGATGGCGCTCGGGTGCGTGAAAGACGATCTGACCTTCGCCCAGCAACCGCGAGGCGTCAGGTGCCATCGGACGCACGCGCAGCATGTGTTTGATGCCTGCACGCGAACCCGCATATGCGTGCACCAGATATGCCGAGCCATCGTCATCCCAGAGCGGACAAGGATCGATCAATCCCTTGCCTTCCTGCACGAGCCGGGGTTCGGACCACGGTCCGCGCGGATCTTTCGCAGTGACAACGAAAATCCCCTCGTCGGGTGTCGGGAAGAAAACCCAAAATTTTTCCGCGTGAAAGCGGATCGCAGGCGCCCAGATTCCGCATCCGTGCTGAACCTCGCGATAGCGCTCGTGCGGCAGATTTTTCAACGCGTGGCCGATGAGCGTCCAGTTGACGAGGTCGCGCGAATGAAGGATTGGCAGCGCGGGCGTGCAGTTGAAACTCGACGCTACCAGGTAAAAGTCATCGCCGCGGCGGACAACATCGGGATCAGAATAATCCGCGCACAGCACGGGATTGCGGTAAGTGCCGTCACCCTGGTCTGGAAACCAGGGATGATGGATCGCCACATCGGCGATCGGCCGCGAGCGCTCGGTCGTCAGGTTCATGTGGACGATTTGCCGCCGATTCGCGGCACGAGCAGGTGGAGAATGGTCAGGGAAAGCAGGTACATGATTGAGGCCGCGGCAAAGATGGATGCGTAGCTGCCCGTTTTCTTCAGGATCACGCCAATGAGCTCGGCCACAAATGCTCCCGTCAGGAATGCTACAAAGCCTCCCAGGCCGACGACCGAGCTGATTGCCTTCTTCGGCATGGTGTCTGAAACAAAGCTGAAGAGATTGGCGGACCAGCCCTGATGCGCGGAACCTGCGATGCCAACGATGATGACGGTCAGCCAGATGCTGGGCACGTGCGGCGCGAGGAAAATGGGCAGCACCGAAAGGGCGCACGCCAGCAGCGAAATTTTGCGCGCCGCATTGATTGTCCAGCCGCGTGTCAGGAGCCGCCCGGATAGCCACCCTCCCGCAATGCCGCCGAAGGAAGCGATCAGGTAAAAGACGGCGGTCCAGTTGCCGACTTGGACGAGCGGCAAATCATATTTCTTCTGCAGGAAATCGGGCAAAAAGAACATGTAGATGCCCCACACCGGGCCAGCGAGAATGCTGGCAGCGAGATAGGCCCAGACGGCGCGATATCCCAGCAGTGAGAGCCAGGGAACCGATTCCTTCTTTTCGATTGTTTGCGGCTGGCCCGATCGGATGTAATCCCGTTCTCCCTCTGAAAGGCGGCGATGCTTTTCAGGATTGTCGTAAAGCCACCACCAGGCAATCAGCCAGAAGATCCCGAGCGCACCCGTTACGTAAAATGTCATGGGCCAGCCCCACGCTTTGTACATCCACGGAACCGCAATCGGGCAGATGATTGCGCCAACGTTCGTTCCCGCATTGAACAGGCCCGTCGCAAGTGCGCGTTCCTTGACGGGAAACCATTCGGCAACGGTTTTGATCGCGCCCGGAAAATTTCCGCCTTCCGCGAGGCCGAGGGCGACGCGCGCCGCCATGAACCCAAACACGGTTCCCGGAATCGTCCAGGAAATGCTCGTCCATGGGATGGAAATGGGAACATTTGCGTCGAGCGGGATATAGGTGCAGAGCCCGTGGGCCGCAGCAGCCAGGCTCCAGAAGAGCACCGCCAGCGGCAAGCCGCGCTTGACGCCCATCCAATCCATGAAGCGTCCGCCAAGAAGATAACCGAATGCGTAGGCCAGTTGAAACCCCGAGGCGATATGTGCGTAATCCGTTTCGCCCCATCCGAGCTCATCGCTGAGCGGCTTCTTGAGGATGCCGATGATGTTGCGATCGATGTAATTGATCGCCACCGATGCAAAGAGGAGGCCGCAGATGGCCCATCGGAAATGTCCCGGGCTTTTCGCTGTTCCGGGTGCGGCAGTGTGCTGGGAAGGCGCGGCTTGCATTTCAGCGGATCACTGCCGCGTCTTTTGACACGGCAGGGCCTGTGCGGACCTTTTCGCGGGCATGGGTGAGATCGCAGTTCTCGAGCACGACGTCGCGCGAGGCGGCACCTTCGAGTTGCAGGAACAAGGGTGAATCCCTGGGCGCAGCAGTCTGTTGTATCCGAATGCCCGAGACATTCGTGAGCGAGAAAACCGCGCCGGCCTTTGGGGTGACCTGGACATTCGTGAACACCAATCCCCTGGCGTGATGCGCGACGACGCCCTTTGTGGAATGGATGTTCATGTTTTCGAAACGGATG contains these protein-coding regions:
- a CDS encoding helix-hairpin-helix domain-containing protein, with protein sequence GNGTASRETETFVRALKLPAAIPIVMVNESGASIYSASEVAREEFPAHDVTVRGAVSIGRRLMDPLAELVKLDPKSIGVGQYQHDVDQGGLKRSLDDVVMSCVNGVGVELNTASKQLLSYVSGLGPALAAGIVAYRNENGPFRSRAELRNVPRLGPKAFEQAAGFLRIHDGEHPLDASAVHPESYLIVDTMARDLNCSVRDLLTNAALRQKIQLQKYASETVGLPTLNDIMAELAKPGRDPRHQFEVFAFQSGVEKMEDLKPGMKLPGIVTNVTAFGAFVDIGVHQDGLVHVSQLADRFVKDPAEVVKVHQKVAVTVTEVDLPRKRIALSMKAAPQLGPAPAGRTTPGQPAPRMPAKPAKAQSVDWFTEALNRSKGSQ
- a CDS encoding sulfatase, which translates into the protein MRSNVLLSLLATLAALCSGTLPAATNPPNVLFLISDDLRTELSCYGSSLAKTPNIDRLAARGVRFDRAYCQFPLCNPSRASMLTGRHPSRTGVLGNRADFRTLHPGIVTLPQLFKENRFAALRAGKIFHGGMDDLKSWTEGGDPQRISDDARLLPNPAQDIMFIQDRSIPESVGQRRARNSDRWIVLEGDGESHGDYRTADRAIQFLRDHTNKPFFLGCGFVKPHSPPSAPRRFYELYPTNQIELPPDFATRPTVPEGFPRAAIRQRNADLFMGREASPAEARQMIQAYVASTSWMDWNVGRVLDELDRLGLRDRTIVVFWGDHGYQLGEKGKWSKAGSLFEQGTRSPLIIAAPRAKGNGKASQRIVEAIDIYPTLAELCGLDVPSTVDGRSLASLLENPSAEWNHPAFTVWSEDGRTFHGVSVRTPKYRYAEFQGGGGGAMLFDETADPHELRNLADDPNFAGIKEEHSRLIRDYIQRMQQ
- a CDS encoding MFS transporter, whose protein sequence is MQAAPSQHTAAPGTAKSPGHFRWAICGLLFASVAINYIDRNIIGILKKPLSDELGWGETDYAHIASGFQLAYAFGYLLGGRFMDWMGVKRGLPLAVLFWSLAAAAHGLCTYIPLDANVPISIPWTSISWTIPGTVFGFMAARVALGLAEGGNFPGAIKTVAEWFPVKERALATGLFNAGTNVGAIICPIAVPWMYKAWGWPMTFYVTGALGIFWLIAWWWLYDNPEKHRRLSEGERDYIRSGQPQTIEKKESVPWLSLLGYRAVWAYLAASILAGPVWGIYMFFLPDFLQKKYDLPLVQVGNWTAVFYLIASFGGIAGGWLSGRLLTRGWTINAARKISLLACALSVLPIFLAPHVPSIWLTVIIVGIAGSAHQGWSANLFSFVSDTMPKKAISSVVGLGGFVAFLTGAFVAELIGVILKKTGSYASIFAAASIMYLLSLTILHLLVPRIGGKSST
- a CDS encoding glycoside hydrolase 43 family protein, which produces MNLTTERSRPIADVAIHHPWFPDQGDGTYRNPVLCADYSDPDVVRRGDDFYLVASSFNCTPALPILHSRDLVNWTLIGHALKNLPHERYREVQHGCGIWAPAIRFHAEKFWVFFPTPDEGIFVVTAKDPRGPWSEPRLVQEGKGLIDPCPLWDDDGSAYLVHAYAGSRAGIKHMLRVRPMAPDASRLLGEGQIVFHAPERHPTVEGPKFLKKDGWYYILAPAGGVETGWQLALRSKAVYGPYEERVILETGSTGVNGPHQGALIDLPVGDWWFMHFQDAGVYGRIVHLQPVRWNDGWPLAGKDFDGNGVGEPVAVHAKPNVAHRGPRTAPETSDEFDAPRPGLQWQWHANHDDAWADLTVRPGWLRLIAQFSTDGNLLRLPNLLLQKFPAECFTADTVIELDAEDGTEAGLAIIGKTSAAIALRAMPGGTQFVFRVNDTDTILSANSPSRLHLRACVSSTGMTRFEYSEDGARFTPVPGSFAATKGYWIGAKIGLYCLRRNAGGQGFADADYFRFSPL
- a CDS encoding AAA family ATPase; translated protein: MSFSTPRFSRLEAPLTESPLQDLEAVIRSRVPLIAIESNEEPEVVRLVRRIGQRLQLKAYRWTVSDGLQAFEPCDQPRESVRRSNELLAFIRADASHSLFVLLDFHPFMDDNLHVRQLKDIALNYTKHYCTVMLVGHTLRTPEELRPYTATFKLPLPTTDELRAIVLDVAAEWGAANGRREVQTTNKALDLLIRNLAGLSASDARRIARKAIEDDGAISESDLPAVARAKYELLSHDGLLAFEHDNVGRNEVGGLKRLSNWIDARKSFFHGENDVLDPPRGVLLLGVQGCGKSLAAKAIAGILGAPLLRLDFGVLYNKYYGETERNLRKALDMAEVMAPCVLWMDEIEKGIATDSDDDGVSRRVLGTLLTWMAEKKKSVFLVATANDITRLPPELVRKGRFDEIFFVDLPSDANRREIFEIHLRKRKCGAGDFDVAALASAAEGFSGSEIEQAVVSAMYAAHANGRTLEQQDLINELQQTRPLSVVMAESVAALRAWAAPRTVPCD